In a single window of the Streptomyces sp. HUAS ZL42 genome:
- a CDS encoding Rieske 2Fe-2S domain-containing protein → MPHTTAFAKNQWYVAAYSHEVGRELLGRTILGEPLVFYRTEEDGTPVVLHDRCVHRRYPLSEAPTRLDGDRIVCGYHGFTYDTTGACVYVPGQKRIPRTARVTSYPVVEQDSLIWVWIGDPALADPQTIPRAKHLDSPGWVTVRGMEPIDCDYGLLVDNLLDLSHETYLHGGYIGTPEVAETPITTEVDEGAGIVRVSRHMDDAECPPFYAKSTGIEGRITRWQDIEYHAPCLYLLHSRVAPVGVVPEADGSDPNGFHTEVTYAITPSADGKVYDFWMVSRDWATGDDEVTEFLRNNNHTVVMQDVTALNLLQKTLGSERTGYQELSINIDTGGLAARRILARLVEEGAKPVEKVQ, encoded by the coding sequence CCAAGAACCAGTGGTACGTCGCCGCCTACTCGCACGAGGTCGGCCGCGAGCTGCTCGGCCGTACGATCCTGGGCGAACCCCTCGTCTTCTACCGCACCGAGGAGGACGGCACGCCCGTCGTTCTGCACGACCGTTGCGTGCACCGCCGCTACCCGCTGTCGGAGGCCCCGACCCGGCTCGACGGCGACCGGATCGTGTGCGGCTACCACGGCTTCACGTACGACACGACGGGCGCCTGCGTCTACGTGCCCGGGCAGAAGCGCATACCGCGCACCGCTCGCGTCACCTCGTACCCCGTCGTCGAGCAGGACTCGCTGATCTGGGTGTGGATCGGCGATCCGGCCCTGGCCGACCCGCAGACCATCCCGCGGGCGAAGCACCTCGACTCCCCCGGCTGGGTCACCGTGCGCGGCATGGAGCCCATCGACTGCGACTACGGGCTCCTCGTCGACAACCTCCTCGACCTCTCCCACGAGACGTACCTGCACGGCGGTTACATCGGCACCCCCGAGGTCGCCGAGACGCCGATCACGACCGAGGTCGACGAGGGCGCGGGCATCGTGCGGGTGAGCCGTCACATGGACGACGCCGAGTGCCCGCCGTTCTACGCCAAGTCGACCGGCATCGAGGGCCGGATCACCCGCTGGCAGGACATCGAGTACCACGCCCCGTGCCTGTACCTGCTGCACAGCCGCGTCGCTCCGGTCGGCGTGGTGCCCGAGGCGGACGGCAGCGACCCGAACGGCTTCCACACCGAGGTCACGTACGCCATCACGCCGTCCGCCGACGGCAAGGTGTACGACTTCTGGATGGTCTCGCGCGACTGGGCGACGGGCGACGACGAGGTCACCGAGTTCCTGCGGAACAACAACCACACGGTCGTCATGCAGGACGTGACCGCACTCAACCTGCTGCAGAAGACGCTCGGCAGCGAGCGCACCGGCTACCAGGAGCTGAGCATCAACATCGACACCGGCGGCCTGGCCGCCCGCCGTATCCTGGCCCGGCTGGTCGAGGAGGGCGCCAAGCCCGTGGAGAAGGTCCAGTGA
- a CDS encoding 2Fe-2S iron-sulfur cluster-binding protein, with protein MTVYEAELVVDRREVAADGVLALTLRHPLGEELPTWEPGAHIDVLLGPDLERQYSLCGDPADRGTWRIGVLREPEGRGGSAYVHEQLGQGDKVRVRGPRNHFALRAASRYRFVAGGIGVTPILPMLAAAEAAGAEWTLLYGGRTRNSMAFTQELARYGERVTIAPQDEVGLLDLGSVLDGLPEDTLVYCCGPGPLLDAVEERCPPGALHMERFQPKEQQSGEDGEFEVVLAQSGHTLTVAPGVSVLDTVRTAGVEVLYSCAEGTCGTCETDVLEGTPDHRDSVLTPQEREAGETMMICVSRCRGKKLVLDL; from the coding sequence ATGACCGTGTACGAAGCCGAACTCGTCGTCGACCGCCGGGAGGTGGCGGCCGACGGCGTGCTCGCCCTCACCCTCCGCCACCCGCTGGGCGAGGAACTCCCCACCTGGGAGCCGGGCGCGCACATCGACGTACTGCTCGGCCCGGACCTGGAGCGGCAGTACTCGCTGTGCGGGGATCCGGCGGACCGTGGCACCTGGCGGATCGGTGTCCTGCGCGAACCCGAGGGCCGCGGCGGATCGGCGTACGTGCACGAGCAGTTGGGGCAGGGCGACAAGGTGCGGGTGCGCGGTCCGCGCAACCACTTCGCCCTGCGGGCGGCTTCCCGTTACCGCTTCGTCGCCGGCGGCATCGGCGTCACCCCCATCCTGCCGATGCTGGCCGCGGCCGAGGCGGCAGGCGCCGAGTGGACGCTCCTCTACGGCGGTCGCACACGCAACTCCATGGCGTTCACACAGGAGTTGGCGCGGTACGGGGAACGGGTGACCATCGCCCCGCAGGACGAGGTCGGACTGCTCGATCTCGGGTCGGTCCTCGACGGCCTGCCGGAGGACACACTCGTCTACTGCTGCGGTCCCGGGCCCCTGCTCGACGCGGTCGAGGAGCGGTGCCCGCCCGGGGCACTCCACATGGAACGGTTCCAGCCGAAGGAGCAACAGAGCGGGGAGGACGGCGAGTTCGAGGTCGTGCTGGCGCAGAGCGGCCACACCCTCACCGTCGCGCCGGGCGTCTCCGTCCTGGACACCGTGCGTACCGCCGGTGTCGAGGTGCTCTACTCCTGCGCGGAGGGCACCTGCGGCACCTGTGAGACCGACGTGCTGGAAGGCACGCCGGACCATCGTGACTCCGTCCTCACACCTCAGGAGCGGGAGGCCGGGGAGACGATGATGATCTGTGTGTCCCGGTGTCGGGGGAAGAAGCTCGTCCTGGATCTGTGA
- a CDS encoding IclR family transcriptional regulator C-terminal domain-containing protein — MSTAPRAPHFVRSFERGLAVIRCFDADHPARTLSEVARACDLTRAAARRLLLTLADLGYVRSDGRLFRLTPRVLELGYAYLAGLTLPQLAQTHLENLVAEVKESSSLCVLDGDDIVYVARVPTRRIMSATITVGTRFPAHVTSVGRVMLAALADGELELRLDRAQLRPLTARTLISREDLRAELVRVRRQGYALVDQELEEGLRSVAAPVRDRDGVVVAGVNIAVHAGRTSVESIHRELLPPLRAAVARIEADLRITDPGRASSPDTGTHRSSSSPRPPAPEV, encoded by the coding sequence ATGTCCACCGCACCCCGCGCACCGCACTTCGTCAGGTCCTTCGAACGGGGCCTCGCCGTCATTCGCTGCTTCGACGCGGACCACCCGGCGCGCACACTCAGTGAGGTCGCCCGTGCCTGCGACCTCACCCGCGCCGCCGCCCGCCGCCTGCTGCTCACCCTCGCCGACCTCGGATACGTCCGTTCGGACGGCCGCCTCTTCCGGCTCACCCCGCGCGTGCTGGAACTCGGCTATGCCTATCTCGCGGGCCTGACACTCCCTCAACTCGCCCAGACACACCTGGAGAACCTCGTCGCGGAGGTGAAGGAGTCGTCGTCGCTGTGTGTCCTCGACGGCGACGACATCGTGTACGTCGCCCGGGTGCCGACCCGGCGCATCATGTCGGCGACGATCACCGTCGGGACCCGGTTCCCCGCGCATGTCACGTCCGTCGGCCGGGTGATGTTGGCGGCCCTTGCGGACGGAGAGCTCGAACTCCGGCTCGATCGCGCGCAGTTGCGGCCCCTGACGGCCCGCACCCTTATCTCGCGGGAGGATCTGAGGGCGGAACTCGTGCGCGTACGGCGTCAGGGGTACGCCCTGGTCGACCAGGAGCTGGAGGAGGGGCTGCGTTCGGTCGCCGCCCCCGTACGGGACAGGGACGGCGTGGTGGTGGCCGGCGTGAACATCGCGGTGCACGCCGGCCGTACGTCGGTGGAGTCGATTCACCGGGAGCTGCTGCCTCCCCTGCGTGCGGCCGTGGCGCGGATCGAGGCCGACCTGCGGATCACAGATCCAGGACGAGCTTCTTCCCCCGACACCGGGACACACAGATCATCATCGTCTCCCCGGCCTCCCGCTCCTGAGGTGTGA
- a CDS encoding ABC transporter substrate-binding protein, translating into MRRLLAGLAAGTFLLATAACGSSGGSGTSGKAASSGGVTTVKLGLIPIVDVAPVYLGVQKGLYEKHGLKLSITTAQGGAAIVPGVVSGQFQFGFSNVTSLMVAQSNNVPVKAVSNGIASTGVQGKDFNALMVKKGSAIKSAKDLEGKKVAINTLKNINETAVRESVRKAGGDPGKVKFVELAFDQMAAALDKGQVDAVCVVEPATATVRSQGGVQIASPLVDVAPNLTVALYFSSQQYAQQNPDVVKKFQAATAESLAYADQHPDEVRQIVTTYTKIPASVLEQVTLPKWPAEPNRSSIEALEKLGEQDGLFKSTPDLDKLLP; encoded by the coding sequence ATGCGTCGTCTGCTCGCCGGCTTAGCGGCCGGTACCTTCCTGCTCGCCACGGCGGCCTGTGGCTCGTCCGGCGGCTCCGGTACGTCGGGCAAGGCCGCCTCGTCGGGCGGCGTCACCACCGTGAAACTCGGCCTCATCCCCATCGTCGACGTCGCACCCGTCTACCTCGGGGTGCAGAAGGGCCTCTACGAGAAGCACGGCCTCAAGCTCTCCATCACCACCGCTCAGGGCGGTGCGGCGATCGTGCCGGGCGTCGTGAGCGGCCAGTTCCAGTTCGGCTTCAGCAACGTGACCTCCCTCATGGTCGCCCAGTCCAACAACGTGCCCGTGAAGGCCGTCTCCAACGGCATCGCCTCAACGGGCGTGCAGGGCAAGGACTTCAACGCCCTCATGGTCAAGAAGGGCAGCGCCATCAAGTCGGCGAAGGACCTGGAGGGCAAGAAGGTCGCCATCAACACCCTGAAGAACATCAACGAGACCGCGGTGCGCGAGTCGGTGCGCAAGGCGGGCGGCGACCCCGGCAAGGTGAAGTTCGTCGAGCTGGCCTTCGACCAGATGGCCGCGGCGCTCGACAAGGGTCAGGTCGACGCCGTGTGTGTGGTCGAGCCGGCGACCGCCACCGTCAGGAGCCAGGGCGGCGTGCAGATCGCCTCGCCCCTGGTCGACGTCGCTCCGAACCTCACCGTCGCCCTGTACTTCAGCTCGCAGCAGTACGCGCAGCAGAACCCGGACGTGGTGAAGAAGTTCCAGGCGGCCACCGCGGAGTCCCTCGCCTACGCCGACCAGCACCCCGACGAGGTCCGCCAGATCGTCACGACGTACACCAAGATCCCGGCATCGGTGCTGGAGCAGGTGACCCTGCCGAAGTGGCCGGCCGAGCCGAACCGCTCCTCCATCGAGGCCCTGGAGAAGCTGGGCGAGCAGGACGGCCTCTTCAAGTCGACGCCGGATCTGGACAAGCTGCTGCCGTGA
- a CDS encoding ABC transporter permease yields MRGVNVALGAAGLAAFLALGEAVPRLGLVKEAYFPPTTRVADALAGELADGAFWTALGDTLTGWALGLAIAAGAGIVVGVVVSVVPYLREATASTIEFLRPIPSVALIPLAVLLYGTQLRSVLLLVVYASFWQILIQVLYGVQDVDPVAEETARSYGLGTWARIRHVLWPTALPYVMTGVRLAAAVALILAITAELVIGAPGLGARIAVAQTSQAVPEMYALILVTGLLGLLINVGARTVERRALAWHQSVRGEVAV; encoded by the coding sequence GTGAGGGGCGTGAACGTCGCACTCGGTGCGGCCGGACTCGCGGCCTTCCTCGCCCTGGGCGAGGCGGTGCCTCGGCTCGGTCTGGTCAAGGAGGCGTACTTCCCGCCGACGACCCGTGTCGCCGACGCCCTCGCCGGCGAACTCGCCGACGGGGCCTTCTGGACCGCGCTCGGCGACACCCTCACCGGCTGGGCGCTGGGCCTGGCGATCGCGGCCGGCGCGGGCATCGTCGTCGGGGTCGTCGTCTCCGTCGTCCCGTATCTGCGCGAGGCCACGGCGTCGACGATCGAGTTCCTGCGCCCGATCCCGTCCGTCGCGCTGATCCCGCTGGCGGTGCTGTTGTACGGCACCCAACTGCGCTCGGTGCTGTTGCTCGTCGTGTACGCCTCCTTCTGGCAGATACTGATCCAGGTCCTGTACGGCGTCCAGGACGTCGACCCGGTCGCGGAGGAGACGGCACGGTCGTACGGCCTCGGCACCTGGGCGCGGATCCGGCATGTGCTGTGGCCGACCGCGCTGCCATACGTCATGACCGGCGTGAGGCTGGCCGCAGCCGTGGCCCTGATTCTGGCGATCACCGCCGAACTGGTCATCGGGGCACCGGGGTTGGGCGCGAGGATCGCGGTCGCGCAGACCTCGCAGGCCGTGCCCGAGATGTACGCGCTGATCTTGGTGACCGGTCTGCTGGGGCTGCTGATCAACGTGGGGGCCCGGACGGTCGAGCGGCGGGCGCTGGCCTGGCACCAGTCGGTGCGCGGGGAGGTGGCGGTGTGA
- a CDS encoding ABC transporter permease, with translation MKLLLRRLLFAVALPAVLVVVWWAASADSTNVYWPPLKTILQTFPDVWTGDRLRTDVVPSVLRLAGGYATAAVVGIALGTVIGSYRRVRAVCEPVLEFLRAVPPPVLVPVIMLFAGIGDTMKVVVIASGCVWPVLLNTVEGVRAVDPVMAETARSYGITGAARLGNLVLRSASPQIFAGLRQALSIGIILMVISEMFAASNGLGFTIVQFQRGFAIPDMWTGILVLGLLGFVLSVLFQMVERRVLGWYHGLRATTRRSR, from the coding sequence GTGAAACTCCTGCTGCGGCGGCTGCTGTTCGCGGTCGCCCTGCCCGCCGTGCTGGTCGTGGTCTGGTGGGCGGCGTCCGCCGACAGCACGAACGTCTACTGGCCGCCCCTGAAGACCATCCTGCAGACCTTCCCGGACGTGTGGACGGGTGACCGTCTGCGCACCGACGTCGTGCCGAGCGTGCTGCGGCTCGCGGGCGGCTACGCCACGGCGGCCGTCGTCGGCATCGCGCTGGGCACGGTCATCGGCTCGTACCGGCGGGTGCGGGCGGTGTGCGAACCGGTCCTGGAGTTCCTGCGCGCGGTGCCGCCGCCCGTACTGGTCCCGGTCATCATGCTGTTCGCGGGCATCGGCGACACCATGAAGGTCGTGGTGATCGCGAGCGGCTGTGTGTGGCCGGTCCTGCTCAACACGGTCGAGGGCGTACGGGCGGTGGACCCGGTGATGGCGGAGACGGCCCGGTCGTACGGCATCACGGGAGCGGCGCGCCTGGGCAACCTGGTGCTCCGCTCGGCGAGCCCGCAGATCTTCGCGGGGCTGCGGCAGGCGCTGTCCATCGGCATCATCCTGATGGTCATCAGCGAGATGTTCGCCGCCAGCAACGGACTCGGCTTCACCATCGTGCAGTTCCAGCGGGGCTTCGCCATCCCCGACATGTGGACCGGGATCCTGGTGCTCGGTCTGCTGGGCTTCGTCCTCTCGGTTCTCTTCCAGATGGTCGAGCGGCGGGTGCTCGGCTGGTACCACGGTCTGCGCGCAACCACCCGGCGGTCCCGGTGA
- a CDS encoding ABC transporter ATP-binding protein — MLDVRGLRKLYEGSGRQVEAVRDLTFTVDAGELVCLVGPSGCGKTTLLKCMGGLLSPTGGEVLLEGRRVTGPPPGMAFVFQEYGRSLFPWMRVGENVELPLKQKSLGKASRRELVADALHSVGLADAAGAYPWQLSGGMQQRVAIARALAYEPRVLLMDEPFAAVDAQTRADLEDLVRGLWRERGITILFVTHDIDEAVYLGERVIVLSASPTVVQEQLKVDLPDERDQLHTRVAPRFAELRTHVYEQIQAAKRGLTDRAGQ; from the coding sequence ATGCTCGACGTACGCGGCCTGAGGAAGCTCTACGAGGGATCCGGCAGGCAGGTGGAGGCGGTGCGCGACCTCACCTTCACCGTCGACGCCGGTGAACTCGTCTGTCTCGTCGGCCCGTCGGGCTGCGGAAAGACGACCCTGCTCAAGTGCATGGGCGGACTGCTGTCGCCGACGGGCGGCGAAGTGCTGCTCGAGGGGCGCAGGGTGACCGGGCCGCCGCCGGGGATGGCGTTCGTGTTCCAGGAGTACGGGCGCAGCCTGTTCCCGTGGATGCGGGTGGGCGAGAACGTCGAACTCCCCCTGAAGCAGAAGAGTCTGGGCAAGGCGAGCAGGCGTGAGCTGGTCGCCGACGCGCTGCACTCGGTCGGGCTCGCGGACGCCGCCGGGGCGTATCCGTGGCAGCTGTCCGGCGGCATGCAGCAGCGCGTCGCGATCGCGCGGGCTCTGGCGTACGAACCCCGTGTGCTGCTGATGGACGAACCGTTCGCGGCGGTGGACGCGCAGACCCGCGCCGACCTGGAGGATCTGGTACGGGGTCTGTGGCGGGAGCGCGGGATCACGATCCTGTTCGTCACCCACGACATCGACGAGGCCGTGTACCTCGGCGAGCGGGTGATCGTCCTGTCGGCCTCCCCCACCGTGGTGCAGGAGCAGCTGAAGGTCGATCTGCCGGACGAGCGGGACCAGTTGCACACGCGCGTGGCGCCGCGCTTCGCCGAACTGCGGACCCATGTGTACGAGCAGATCCAGGCGGCGAAGCGCGGACTGACCGACAGAGCCGGTCAGTGA
- a CDS encoding GntR family transcriptional regulator, with product MAAQRTSAPSAAAPALPTLGGKKSSYRERVADALRAALVAGELRPGEVYSAPMLATRFGVSATPVREAMLDLAKEGLVDTVPNKGFRVTAVSERQLDEYTHIRALIEIPTVVELTRTADAVSLEALRPAAREIVQAAVAGDLIAYVEADTRFHLGLLALGGNAHLVEVVGDLRKRSRLYGLTALVESGRLLASAEEHLELLDALIARDDSKVREVMVRHIGHVRGLWAAH from the coding sequence ATGGCCGCCCAGCGCACCAGCGCCCCGTCCGCCGCTGCCCCGGCCCTGCCCACCCTGGGCGGGAAGAAGAGCAGCTACCGGGAGCGGGTCGCCGACGCCCTGCGGGCGGCGCTGGTCGCGGGCGAACTGCGGCCGGGCGAGGTGTACTCCGCGCCGATGCTCGCCACCCGCTTCGGGGTCTCGGCGACCCCGGTGCGCGAGGCCATGCTGGACCTGGCCAAGGAGGGCCTGGTCGACACGGTCCCCAACAAGGGCTTCCGGGTCACCGCCGTCTCCGAGAGGCAACTCGACGAGTACACCCACATCCGGGCGCTCATCGAGATCCCCACGGTCGTGGAGCTGACCAGGACCGCCGACGCCGTGTCCCTCGAGGCGCTGCGCCCCGCCGCCCGGGAGATCGTGCAGGCCGCGGTCGCCGGTGACCTCATCGCGTACGTCGAGGCCGACACCCGCTTCCATCTCGGTCTGCTCGCTCTCGGGGGCAACGCCCACCTCGTCGAGGTCGTCGGCGACCTGCGCAAACGCTCACGCCTCTACGGCCTCACCGCTCTGGTCGAGTCGGGCCGCCTGCTGGCCTCCGCCGAGGAGCACCTGGAACTCCTCGACGCGCTGATCGCCCGCGACGACAGCAAGGTGCGCGAGGTGATGGTGCGTCACATCGGGCACGTCCGGGGCCTGTGGGCGGCTCACTGA